The DNA sequence GCGATATAGCCCGCCTCGACCGCGCCACGCGTGCCGGCCACCTGGCCGCCCAGCAAGGCCGCCAGTTCCGCCACCAGTCCGGCTCCCGCCGTGCCGCCAAGGCCCTTGCCCCCGCAGATCACCACGCGGGCGCGCTCCAGCGGCACGCGTTCAGGCAACGGCGTCTGGCCCAGCAGCTGCACCCGCGAGCCGGCAGGCGAGAGGCTCAGCCGCACGAGTTCGCAGCTGCGCCCGTGGTCCAGTTCACCTTCGCGGAAGGCGTTCGGATGCAAGGTGGCCATCTGGGGCCGGGCTTGGGGGCAGGTCACGCTGGCCAGGCTGCGGCCGCCAAAGCTCTGGCGGGTTGCCACCAGCAGGCGTTCGCTCTCGTCGAGGTCGAGCGCCGTCGCATCCGCCACCAGCCCCGTGGCGAGTCGTTGCGCCAGCCGGGGCGCAACCTCGCGGCCGCGCGACGAGAAGGGCATCAGGACAATCTCGGGGCGCTTTTCCGTGACCAGCTCGGCCAGCGCGGCCACCCAGGCATCGGCGTTGCTGCCGGCAAAGCCCGCGTCATCGGCCAGGTAGACCGTGTCCGCGCCCAGTTGCCCCAGCGCCTCGGCGGCCGCCTCGCTGCCGCCGAGCAAGACGGCATCGACGCGCGTTCCCAGGCGATCGCCCAGTTCCCGCGCCTTCGCGATCGCCTGGCGGCTGCCACGCGTCACGCCCGTTTCGGCGGGCTCGGCCACCACCCAGATGCCGCGCCAATCGTCGCCGGCCGCCTCGGGCAGGTCGCCGCCCATCAAGAATGCGAGATCTGACAGATCCATGGCTACACCTCGAGCAGATTCTTGCGGGAGAGCCGTTCC is a window from the Candidatus Sericytochromatia bacterium genome containing:
- a CDS encoding electron transfer flavoprotein subunit alpha/FixB family protein codes for the protein MDLSDLAFLMGGDLPEAAGDDWRGIWVVAEPAETGVTRGSRQAIAKARELGDRLGTRVDAVLLGGSEAAAEALGQLGADTVYLADDAGFAGSNADAWVAALAELVTEKRPEIVLMPFSSRGREVAPRLAQRLATGLVADATALDLDESERLLVATRQSFGGRSLASVTCPQARPQMATLHPNAFREGELDHGRSCELVRLSLSPAGSRVQLLGQTPLPERVPLERARVVICGGKGLGGTAGAGLVAELAALLGGQVAGTRGAVEAGYIAAEQEVSGRGATIAPDLYIGVGVGGSMDHTDAMRQSRTIVAINQDAEAPLMGLADVAVVGDLHELVPALIAAIKAARARQQPISTR